The following coding sequences lie in one Caloenas nicobarica isolate bCalNic1 chromosome 17, bCalNic1.hap1, whole genome shotgun sequence genomic window:
- the TMIGD1 gene encoding transmembrane and immunoglobulin domain-containing protein 1, producing MVQSSSLAVLCAVPVLAVCFLARIATGLELSVNDHTADFSLTTYTDQSVSLSCLVQSSSQDEELLWYREDGQVNLEDENKVNVSNICIYPVTESDNGVTFTCMLARDESVQVSVTLDVQFPPQLSGEESLQIEEDKDVTLSCNSKSNPQSQAIWYKDNTTLTLQQDRYKVYQTSEVFQLSITKAQKSDNGTYTCVLQSSWGEYRKDFHLTVEDKKTPFPTEAVIAAAVVVTITILFGIVARRDKIFKCFKRSSETKL from the exons atggtgcagagcagcagcctcgCAGTTCTCTGTGCAGTGCCTGTCCTTGCCGTTTGCTTTTTGGCACGCATAGCCACAG GTTTAGAACTGTCTGTAAATGACCACACTGCTGACTTCTCCCTGACCACATACACTGACCAGTCCGTCTCCCTCTCCTGCCTCGtacagagcagcagccaggatGAGGAGCTGCTCTGGTACCGAGAAGATGGGCAAGTGAATCTGGAAGATGAGAATAAAGTGAACGTCAGTAACATCTGCATATACCCAGTCACCGAGTCCGACAACGGAGTCACCTTCACCTGCATGCTGGCACGGGACGAGTCTGTCCAGGTGTCTGTGACCCTGGATGTCCAGT TTCCTCCCCAGCTGAGTGGAGAGGAGTCCCTCCAAATCGAAGAAGACAAAGATGTGACTCTGTCCTGCAATTCCAAATCCAACCCTCAATCCCAAGCAATTTGGTATAAGGACAACACCACCCTGACCCTACAGCAAGATCGTTACAAGGTGTACCAGACTAGCGAGGTCTTTCAGCTCTCTATCACAAAAGCACAGAAGTCTGACAACGGGACCTACACCTGTGTGTTGCAATCTTCTTGGGGAGAGTACAGAAAGGATTTCCACCTGACAGTTGAAG ACAAAAAAACTCCTTTTCCCACGGAGGCCGTTATTGCTGCTGCCGTGGTGGTTACGATCACAATACTTTTTGGAATTGTGGCTCGAAGAGATAAAATTTTTAAG